Below is a genomic region from Staphylococcus carnosus.
ACTGCTTAAAGCTATTCTAGTTATTGGCAATAGAAGTATTTTATCACTTCTAACATATATAGCACAACTCTTAAATAAAACGAAGAAACCCTCCGTATACTTTTCAATATACCGAAGGATTTCTAAAATCTTTATAACTATTATGAATTAAATGCATAATATTCGAGGTCTCGTTTTAATTCGTCTACATATTCTTTTGAACCTGTAACAATCAAACGGTCACCATAACGAAGCGTTGTATCACCATGCGGTACAATTGATTCATTATCACGTACAATTCGAACAAAGATAATATCACCATCGAATGGGAAATTACGTAATTGGATATGATCGAATTTATAGTTAAGCATTTGAATTTCGTAAAGTGATGTTTCAACGTTACTTAATAAGTTCAACATGTTCGGTGTTTCAATTAAACCTGTAAGTAAAATTTTATTACTTAAGAAACTGCTGAAGATTTCGATGCCCTCTTCACGCAAGTTAGATTCTCTTTCTCCTCCTGCTTCAAAACGACAAATCACACGATTGACACCATGTTCTTTTGCCATCGTAGCCACATTGAAGTTAATATCATCATCGTTCGTTGAACATACAACAATATCACTATCGAAAAGCCCTAATTTATCTAGCATTGCTTCATCATAATCCGCAATTTCTACAGTTGTAATGTCATTAGATAGATTACGTTGATCACTTAAATCTTTACGATAATACAATGTAATGGCGTATAAATCAGACATCAAGTTCTGAGCGATTGGAATTGTCAATTGGTTTTTACCAATCAAACTTACATTAATACGTCGCGTTGCTTCTTCTGGCATTGGGAATGTTTTCTTAAATACCATTGGGACAAAGACACATGTAATAACGGCACTTAAAATCAAAATACCTGAAATCTCTGGCGTAATCGTTTTTAATTGTTCAGCAATTTTTGCAGCTGCGATAACCAAAGATAGCGTAGATGTTAATAAAAATGCTGAAGATATCGTTGTCTTTTGATCAAACCAAGGACGTATTGCAAAAACAGGTATAATTTTTGAAATCAAGAATGCTACGATTAAAATTGGAATGATAATCAAAATAGACGGTTCTTTTATTAAAGAAGGAATATTTAAGTCTACACCTACCATAATGAAAAAGATTGGAATAAAGAATCCATATCCAAAAGAATCTAGTTTCTCTACCATATCCTCATTCGGTCCTAGTAAGGATACAATGACCCCGGCTAAAAATGCGCCTAAAATATTTTCAGCGCCTACTCCTTCTGCAAGTGCAACGAGTAAAATAATCAACGCAAAACAAGCACGAACACCAATTTGCGTTGTTCCATCATTTAATTTTTGTAAAAATTGTGCTTTCTTAAACACACCGCCTAAGAAATAAAAGATGACTGTGAAAATGACTAAAACGCCGATCAACCATAATGTTGCACCGCCCTTGCCATTTAAAGCACCATATACAGTTAAAAGAATCATCGTGAATAAATCAGCTAAGACTGCAGTCAATAAGATAAATTGACCGATTCTCGTGCGCATAATATTCATTTCTTTTAACGTTGGTACTACGACACCTAAAGAAATCGTTGAGATGATAATGACCATTAAGAGTACATCATCAATTAAACCAAACCATTTAAATAAATAAGCCAAGATTACAGAAACAACCATAATAAGTCCGAATACAAGTAAAGCTAATTGTAAATGACTTGGTTGCTTTTTCTTATTTTTAGATTTCTTTGTGTTTTGTGTAGGCTGGCTTTTAAAAGCGCTGAAATCTATTTCTAATCCACTAAGGAACATTAAGAAAATAAAACCTAACGTGGAAAGGATGTTTAAAACGTTATCTCTTTCTACCAAGTGAAAACCTGATTGACCAATAACAAGTCCCATAAGTATTTCAGCTACCACTACTGGCAAAAAGTTAATGTTAAGTCTGTTGACAATGATCGGGGTTAAAAAGGCCGCCATGACAACAATTACGAGTGATACAAACTCCATGCGTCCCTCCTTATATGAGATATGACATAAATGTTGTTGCTAAACCGAAATAAATTAACATACTGACAATATCATTTATTGTAGTAATAAACGGACCACTAGCTACTGCCGGATCAATTTTTAATTTATTCATTATCAGAGGAATAATTGAGCCCATAATCGTACCTACTGTCATGGCAATTGTCAAGCTTCCAGCGACAATAAGACCGAGGAGCGGTGTGCGGTAAAGTATCATAATAATAGTAAATAAAACGATAGCACATACTAATCCAGATAAGAAACCTGCACCAGCTTCACGCAATGTAATTTTAAATTTACTCTGATTCTCTACTTCACCTGTTGTAATGTTACGTACTGAAACGGCAAGTGACTGCGTTCCAGAATTTCCGGACATCCCACTGATAATTGGAATAAATGCTGCAAGTAATGCTACTTTCTCTAATGTATCTTCAAATGAGCCTAAAATGGTTGCAGTTATCATACCTAAAAACGTCAATATGAGCAACCAAGGCAGACGTTTAGATGCAGTTTTAACAATAGAATCATCTGTTGAATCGATATCAGATACACCGGCTAAACCAGAGTAGTCTTCTAATGCCTCTTCATCCAT
It encodes:
- a CDS encoding monovalent cation:proton antiporter family protein, which encodes MEFVSLVIVVMAAFLTPIIVNRLNINFLPVVVAEILMGLVIGQSGFHLVERDNVLNILSTLGFIFLMFLSGLEIDFSAFKSQPTQNTKKSKNKKKQPSHLQLALLVFGLIMVVSVILAYLFKWFGLIDDVLLMVIIISTISLGVVVPTLKEMNIMRTRIGQFILLTAVLADLFTMILLTVYGALNGKGGATLWLIGVLVIFTVIFYFLGGVFKKAQFLQKLNDGTTQIGVRACFALIILLVALAEGVGAENILGAFLAGVIVSLLGPNEDMVEKLDSFGYGFFIPIFFIMVGVDLNIPSLIKEPSILIIIPILIVAFLISKIIPVFAIRPWFDQKTTISSAFLLTSTLSLVIAAAKIAEQLKTITPEISGILILSAVITCVFVPMVFKKTFPMPEEATRRINVSLIGKNQLTIPIAQNLMSDLYAITLYYRKDLSDQRNLSNDITTVEIADYDEAMLDKLGLFDSDIVVCSTNDDDINFNVATMAKEHGVNRVICRFEAGGERESNLREEGIEIFSSFLSNKILLTGLIETPNMLNLLSNVETSLYEIQMLNYKFDHIQLRNFPFDGDIIFVRIVRDNESIVPHGDTTLRYGDRLIVTGSKEYVDELKRDLEYYAFNS